The sequence GGCCACTTCGTCGAGGCCCAGGTGCTGCAGTCCCTCGGCGTGGACTACATCGACGAGTCGGAGGTGCTCACCCCGGCCGACGAGGTCAACCACTCCGACAAGTGGTCCTTCACCACCCCGTTCGTGTGCGGCGCCACCAACCTGGGCGAGGCCCTGCGCCGCATCGCCGAGGGCGCCGCGATGATCCGCTCCAAGGGCGAGGCCGGCACCGGCAACGTCGTCGAGGCGGTCCGCCACCTGCGCCAGATCAAGGGCGACATCGCCCGCCTGCGCGGCCTGGACAACCACGAGCTGTACGCCGCCGCCAAGGACCTGCGCGCCCCGTACGAGCTGGTCAAGGAGGTCGCCGAGCTGGGCAAGCTGCCGGTGGTGCTGTTCTCCGCCGGCGGCGTGGCCACCCCGGCCGACGCGGCCCTGATGCGCCAGCTCGGCGCCGAGGGCGTGTTCGTCGGCTCCGGCATCTTCAAGTCCGGCGACCCGGCCAAGCGCGCCGCCGCCATCGTGAAGGCCACCACCTTCTACGACGACCCGAAGATCATCGCGGACGCGTCCCGCAACCTCGGCGAGGCCATGGTCGGCATCAACTGCGACACCCTCCCCGAGACCGAGCGCTACGCGAACCGCGGCTGGTGACCCCCTTCT comes from Streptomyces sp. SCL15-4 and encodes:
- the pdxS gene encoding pyridoxal 5'-phosphate synthase lyase subunit PdxS, encoding MSTTDNQAPETGTARVKRGMAEQLKGGVIMDVVTPEQAKIAEDAGAAAVMALERVPADIRKDGGVARMSDPDMIEGIIDAVSIPVMAKSRIGHFVEAQVLQSLGVDYIDESEVLTPADEVNHSDKWSFTTPFVCGATNLGEALRRIAEGAAMIRSKGEAGTGNVVEAVRHLRQIKGDIARLRGLDNHELYAAAKDLRAPYELVKEVAELGKLPVVLFSAGGVATPADAALMRQLGAEGVFVGSGIFKSGDPAKRAAAIVKATTFYDDPKIIADASRNLGEAMVGINCDTLPETERYANRGW